In Prosthecomicrobium sp. N25, a single window of DNA contains:
- a CDS encoding DUF2382 domain-containing protein: MSDETDGTSDERRQATVKIPVAEEEMRVDKVVRTIGKVRVSTETDVTEEIARADLARETVEISETEVGEVVTSVPQVRTEGDTTIIPIFEERLVVERQLVLLREIRITRHTSRERVEVPVRLRRQKAVIEREGEEPDTSGG, encoded by the coding sequence ATGAGCGACGAGACCGACGGCACTTCGGACGAACGGCGGCAGGCTACGGTCAAGATTCCGGTCGCCGAAGAAGAAATGCGGGTCGACAAGGTCGTCAGGACGATCGGCAAGGTCAGGGTCTCGACCGAAACGGACGTCACCGAGGAGATCGCACGCGCGGATCTGGCCCGGGAGACCGTCGAGATCTCCGAGACGGAGGTTGGAGAAGTCGTGACGTCCGTGCCGCAGGTCCGGACGGAAGGCGACACCACCATCATCCCGATCTTCGAGGAGCGGCTCGTGGTCGAACGGCAGCTCGTGCTCCTGCGCGAGATCCGCATCACCCGGCATACGTCCCGTGAACGCGTGGAAGTCCCCGTCCGCCTGCGCCGCCAGAAGGCGGTGATCGAGCGGGAGGGAGAGGAACCGGACACTTCAGGAGGATAG
- a CDS encoding YsnF/AvaK domain-containing protein, producing MMESTTGSGRRTLTAFYDRMSHAEEAMSRLRSAGIAESDMRLVQGTRPGMAETSVDTTRDREPGFWESLADLFLPDEDRHTYAEGLSRGGYLLTVTTQGTLYDTALDIMDDEGTVDMEERSSTWRSEGWTGTYAGIDPTGRDYAGRDTASGDRLGSGSSWSGSSYEADRTGTGAGAGGTTGLSGTSGLGTDSGATRTGTSAWSDRADSISGTDRDSIPVIQEELRVGKRDVEHGRVRVRSYVVEEPVETSVGLRSEHVQVERRPVDRPADASADLFRERTIEASERAEEAVVSKDARVVEEVSLRKDVQEEQRRVSDTVRKTEVEVDDERSALRPDGTRFNR from the coding sequence ATGATGGAGTCCACAACCGGGTCGGGGCGCCGGACGCTCACGGCCTTCTACGACCGCATGAGCCACGCCGAAGAGGCGATGTCGCGCCTGCGCAGCGCGGGCATCGCGGAGTCCGACATGCGGCTCGTGCAGGGCACCCGCCCCGGCATGGCCGAGACCAGCGTCGACACCACCCGCGACCGTGAGCCGGGCTTCTGGGAGAGCCTGGCGGACCTGTTCCTGCCCGACGAGGACCGGCACACCTACGCGGAGGGCCTCTCCCGCGGCGGCTATCTCTTGACCGTCACCACGCAAGGCACGCTCTACGACACCGCGCTCGACATCATGGACGACGAAGGCACCGTCGACATGGAGGAGCGTTCGTCCACGTGGCGCTCCGAAGGCTGGACCGGTACCTACGCGGGCATCGACCCGACGGGCCGGGACTATGCGGGCCGCGACACCGCGAGCGGTGACCGCCTCGGGTCCGGCTCGTCCTGGTCCGGTTCGTCCTACGAAGCCGATCGGACCGGGACCGGAGCGGGCGCGGGCGGAACCACGGGCCTGTCCGGCACCTCCGGCCTCGGGACAGACTCCGGCGCGACACGCACCGGCACCTCGGCCTGGTCGGACCGCGCGGATTCGATTTCCGGCACCGACCGGGACTCGATCCCGGTGATCCAGGAGGAGCTCCGGGTCGGCAAGCGCGACGTGGAGCACGGCCGCGTGCGGGTGCGCAGCTACGTGGTCGAGGAGCCGGTCGAGACCTCGGTCGGCCTGCGCAGCGAGCATGTCCAGGTCGAGCGCCGGCCCGTCGATCGCCCGGCCGATGCCTCCGCGGACCTGTTCCGCGAGCGCACCATCGAGGCCAGCGAACGCGCCGAGGAGGCCGTGGTCTCCAAGGACGCCCGCGTGGTCGAGGAGGTCTCGCTGAGGAAGGACGTCCAGGAAGAGCAGCGGCGCGTGTCCGACACGGTTCGCAAGACCGAGGTCGAGGTCGACGACGAGCGCTCGGCGCTCCGGCCCGACGGGACCCGCTTCAACCGCTGA
- a CDS encoding Gfo/Idh/MocA family protein, which translates to MRRIGIAVVGLGAAVTPHARSLVDLADRVDVVWAASRSEEKTRAFAARFPFPVTTDVDAAIADPRVEAVMVLTPPAAHLEVAGKAFAAGRHVLVEKPLELTTAKAERLVAAGRAAGKRLAVTLQHRFRPASRRLAVLVADGSLGPIEAALAIVPWWRPQGYYDEPGRGTLARDGGGVLLTQAIHTLDLFRALVGGVERVEAAQVATTGIHRMETEDWASALLRLRNGAPATVIATTAAYPGTTERIEILARHGSARIEGGSLTVAWHDGRTEAVKDTAEVGAGAAFMDFPNDAHRALLADFLDAIEEDRDPLVPGEDALATQQLVDAILAAGARTRNGA; encoded by the coding sequence ATGCGCCGAATCGGGATCGCCGTCGTCGGCCTCGGAGCCGCCGTCACGCCGCATGCCAGGAGCCTCGTCGACCTCGCCGACCGTGTCGACGTGGTCTGGGCCGCCTCGCGCTCCGAGGAGAAGACCCGGGCCTTCGCGGCCCGCTTCCCCTTCCCGGTCACGACCGACGTCGACGCCGCGATCGCCGATCCGCGCGTCGAGGCCGTCATGGTCCTGACCCCGCCCGCCGCCCATCTCGAGGTCGCCGGGAAGGCGTTCGCGGCCGGCCGGCACGTTCTCGTCGAGAAGCCGCTGGAGCTGACCACCGCCAAGGCCGAGCGGCTGGTCGCCGCCGGCCGCGCGGCCGGCAAGCGCCTCGCCGTCACGCTGCAGCACCGCTTCCGCCCCGCCTCGCGGCGCCTCGCGGTCCTCGTCGCCGACGGCAGCCTCGGGCCGATCGAGGCCGCGCTCGCGATCGTTCCCTGGTGGCGCCCGCAGGGCTACTACGACGAGCCGGGCCGCGGCACGCTCGCCCGCGACGGCGGCGGCGTGCTGCTGACCCAGGCGATCCACACGCTCGACCTGTTCCGGGCCCTGGTCGGCGGCGTCGAGCGGGTCGAGGCCGCCCAGGTCGCGACCACCGGCATCCACCGGATGGAGACGGAGGACTGGGCGAGCGCCCTGTTGCGGCTTCGGAACGGCGCGCCCGCCACGGTGATCGCCACCACGGCGGCCTATCCGGGCACGACGGAGCGCATCGAGATCCTGGCCCGCCACGGCTCCGCGCGCATCGAAGGCGGCAGCCTGACGGTCGCCTGGCACGACGGGCGCACCGAGGCGGTGAAGGACACGGCGGAGGTCGGTGCCGGCGCGGCCTTCATGGACTTCCCCAACGACGCGCATCGGGCGTTGCTCGCCGACTTCCTCGACGCCATCGAGGAGGACCGCGACCCGCTCGTCCCGGGCGAGGATGCGCTCGCCACGCAACAGCTCGTCGACGCCATCCTGGCCGCCGGCGCCCGGACGCGGAACGGCGCTTGA
- the uxaC gene encoding glucuronate isomerase — MALIHEDRLFPAEPATRDLARRLYATVRDLPIVSPHGHTDPRWYAENEPFPDPAKLFVIPDHYVTRMLYSQGVPLEALGIPTRDGSPTETDPRKIWRRFAENYFLFRGTPSRMWLDHSFETLFGLTKRLSAETADLYYDTIAEHLARPDYRPRALFERFNIEVIATTESPLDDLRHHRAVRESGWSGRVVTAYRPDPVCDPDFPGFAENLRAFGEIAGVDVGTWTGYLEAHRRRRAYFKSFGATSTDHGHPSAQTADLSRAEAEALYDRVRKGGASAADAELFRAQCLTEMAGMSLEDGLVMQIHPGSRRNHNPKVFARFGADKGADIPGRTDYVSALKPLLDRYGNEAALTVILFTLDETSYSRELAPLAGHYPCLKLGPAWWFYDSPEGMLRYRELTTETAGFYNTVGFNDDTRAFTSIPARHDVARRVDCAYLANLVTTHRLDEDEAFTVARDLAYDLARKAYKLD, encoded by the coding sequence ATGGCCCTCATCCACGAAGACCGCCTCTTCCCGGCGGAGCCCGCCACGCGGGACCTGGCCCGCCGGCTCTACGCGACCGTCCGCGACCTGCCGATCGTCTCCCCGCACGGCCATACCGATCCGCGCTGGTACGCCGAGAACGAGCCCTTCCCGGACCCGGCGAAGCTCTTCGTGATCCCCGACCATTACGTCACGCGCATGCTCTACAGCCAGGGCGTTCCCCTCGAGGCCCTCGGCATTCCGACCCGCGACGGCAGCCCGACCGAGACCGATCCCCGCAAGATCTGGCGGCGCTTCGCGGAGAACTACTTCCTCTTCCGCGGCACGCCTTCGCGGATGTGGCTCGATCATTCCTTCGAGACGCTCTTCGGCCTGACGAAGCGGCTCTCCGCGGAGACCGCCGACCTCTACTACGACACCATCGCGGAGCATCTGGCCCGCCCGGACTACCGGCCGCGCGCCCTGTTCGAGCGCTTCAACATCGAAGTCATCGCCACGACCGAGAGCCCGCTCGACGACCTGCGCCACCACCGCGCCGTGCGCGAGTCCGGCTGGTCCGGCCGCGTGGTGACCGCCTACCGACCCGACCCGGTCTGCGACCCCGACTTCCCCGGCTTCGCCGAGAACCTGCGCGCCTTCGGGGAGATCGCCGGCGTCGACGTCGGCACCTGGACCGGATACCTGGAGGCGCACCGCCGCCGCCGCGCCTATTTCAAGAGCTTCGGCGCGACCTCGACCGATCACGGCCACCCCAGCGCCCAGACCGCCGATCTCTCCCGCGCAGAGGCCGAGGCCCTCTACGACCGCGTCCGCAAGGGCGGCGCCTCGGCGGCCGACGCCGAGCTGTTCCGCGCCCAGTGCCTGACCGAGATGGCCGGCATGAGCCTGGAGGACGGGCTCGTCATGCAGATCCACCCGGGCTCGCGCCGGAACCACAACCCGAAGGTCTTCGCCCGCTTCGGCGCCGACAAGGGCGCCGACATCCCGGGGCGCACCGACTACGTCTCCGCCCTGAAGCCGCTCCTCGACCGGTACGGCAACGAGGCGGCGCTGACCGTCATCCTGTTCACCCTCGACGAGACCAGCTATTCGCGCGAACTGGCGCCGCTCGCCGGGCACTATCCGTGCCTGAAGCTCGGCCCGGCCTGGTGGTTCTACGACAGCCCGGAGGGGATGCTGCGCTACCGCGAGCTGACCACCGAGACCGCCGGCTTCTACAACACGGTCGGGTTCAACGACGACACGCGCGCCTTCACGTCGATCCCGGCCCGCCACGACGTCGCCCGCCGGGTCGACTGCGCCTACCTGGCGAACCTGGTCACGACCCATCGGCTGGACGAGGACGAGGCCTTCACGGTCGCCCGCGACCTCGCCTACGACCTGGCCCGCAAGGCCTACAAGCTGGATTGA
- a CDS encoding AAA family ATPase, whose protein sequence is MAALAASLGAGLIGRGNLVERLLVALVAGGHVLVEGAPGLAKTRAVKRLASGLEVSFARIQCTPDLMPADLTGTPVWRPDRGVFEFVEGPVFHSLILVDEINRAPPKVQSALLEAMAEGQVTAGGTTYPLPTPFMVVATQNPIEHEGTFPLPEAQLDRFLLHVLVELPGADDERRILDLVEKETAEHAEAPLPRLAASDLAAAREQAMRVHLAPALKDYIVRLVTATREDGIAPEVRKAIEHPVSPRGTIGLALAAKAKAYLAGRDHAVPEDVADLAADALAHRMVLTWRAAAEGETARGLVRRLVDRVRPL, encoded by the coding sequence ATGGCGGCTCTCGCGGCGTCACTGGGCGCCGGGCTGATCGGCCGGGGCAATCTCGTCGAGCGGCTCTTGGTCGCACTGGTGGCGGGCGGCCACGTTCTGGTGGAAGGCGCGCCGGGCCTCGCCAAGACGCGGGCGGTGAAGCGGCTCGCCTCCGGGCTCGAGGTGTCCTTCGCGCGCATCCAGTGCACCCCGGACCTGATGCCCGCCGATCTCACGGGCACGCCGGTCTGGCGGCCGGACCGTGGGGTCTTCGAGTTCGTCGAGGGGCCGGTGTTCCACTCGCTGATCCTGGTCGACGAGATCAACAGGGCGCCCCCGAAGGTCCAGTCGGCGCTTCTCGAGGCGATGGCGGAAGGTCAGGTCACGGCAGGCGGCACGACCTACCCTCTCCCCACACCCTTCATGGTGGTCGCGACCCAGAACCCGATCGAGCACGAGGGAACGTTCCCCCTGCCCGAGGCGCAGCTCGACCGCTTCCTGCTGCATGTCCTCGTCGAGCTACCCGGCGCGGACGACGAGCGGCGCATCCTCGACCTCGTCGAGAAGGAGACGGCCGAGCACGCCGAGGCCCCGCTGCCGCGGCTGGCGGCCTCCGACCTGGCGGCGGCGCGCGAGCAGGCCATGCGGGTCCATCTCGCCCCGGCGCTCAAGGACTATATCGTCCGCCTCGTCACCGCGACGCGCGAGGACGGGATCGCGCCGGAGGTCCGCAAGGCGATCGAGCATCCGGTGAGCCCGCGCGGCACCATCGGGCTGGCGCTGGCCGCCAAGGCGAAGGCCTACCTGGCCGGCCGGGACCACGCCGTGCCGGAGGACGTGGCGGATCTCGCCGCCGACGCGCTCGCCCACCGGATGGTCCTCACCTGGCGGGCGGCGGCGGAGGGCGAGACGGCGCGCGGGCTGGTCCGGCGCCTCGTTGACCGCGTCCGGCCGCTCTGA
- a CDS encoding DUF58 domain-containing protein — protein sequence MDAVASPGVMADTETLLRLRHMVRRLRDTTSGLTARPGGFVSRRRGRGLETDDIRVYAEGDDVRHIDRNTTARTGIQHVRTFRDERERTLILVADLRPSMLWGTRRAFRSAAAAEALAMVGWRAVDGGARIGLAAFGAGEPAYVPARGRDRGMVAVVGGLAAAQRRALSAPDAMDPPLDGILEQTAAVAPKGASVVLATGLDRPGEHFDTMVPALARRARLSVLLIADGFETAPPAGRYPYATAAGRRGWTSPRGGTSPHGGGLASLAERTGRLDRLGVPWLVVEASAAPDVTATALGGFDV from the coding sequence ATGGACGCGGTCGCCAGCCCCGGCGTGATGGCCGACACGGAGACGCTCCTGAGGCTCCGGCACATGGTCCGCCGCCTGCGCGATACGACCAGCGGGCTGACGGCGCGGCCGGGCGGCTTCGTCAGCCGCCGGCGCGGCCGGGGGCTTGAGACCGACGACATCCGCGTCTACGCCGAGGGCGACGACGTGCGCCACATCGACCGCAACACGACGGCGCGGACCGGCATCCAGCACGTGCGCACCTTCCGGGACGAACGGGAGCGCACGCTCATCCTGGTGGCGGACCTCCGGCCCTCGATGCTGTGGGGCACCCGGCGCGCCTTCCGGTCGGCGGCGGCCGCGGAGGCGCTGGCGATGGTCGGCTGGCGGGCGGTCGACGGCGGGGCGCGGATCGGGCTCGCGGCCTTCGGGGCCGGGGAGCCGGCCTACGTCCCGGCGCGCGGGCGGGACCGGGGCATGGTGGCCGTTGTCGGCGGGCTGGCTGCGGCGCAGCGCCGGGCCCTTTCCGCGCCCGACGCCATGGACCCACCGCTCGACGGGATCCTGGAGCAGACCGCGGCCGTTGCACCGAAGGGGGCGTCGGTCGTCCTCGCCACCGGGCTCGACCGGCCGGGTGAGCATTTCGACACGATGGTGCCGGCGCTGGCGCGTCGCGCGCGCCTCTCCGTGCTGCTGATCGCGGACGGCTTCGAGACGGCGCCGCCCGCCGGACGCTATCCCTATGCCACGGCGGCGGGACGGCGCGGCTGGACGAGCCCTCGGGGCGGGACGAGCCCGCACGGGGGCGGCTTGGCCTCGCTCGCCGAGCGGACCGGCCGGCTCGACCGCCTCGGCGTGCCCTGGCTGGTGGTGGAAGCCTCCGCGGCCCCGGACGTCACCGCGACGGCGCTCGGAGGCTTCGATGTCTGA